TTTAAGTTCTTTATACGCATTGGCAATGTTGCGCCCTGCATCCTGGGTAAATACCGTCAGGGCAATATAACCTATGTCCTTGGTGACCATGCCATAATAAGGTACATTTTCCACGTTAACCTCACCCCTGACCAGGTTGATATCAAAATTTTTAGGCGTACCAGGGCGTTTTATGGTCAATTTTACCGAAGTCCCCGGAAACCCTTTTATAATGAGGTTAAAATCATCCATCGATTTTCCTTTGGCACTTTCCCCATCCACAGCCACTATCTGGTCGCCGACTTTCAGGCCTGCCTTATCCGCGGGCTGGTCTTTGTAGAGCGATGTAATGGTAACGTAATCTCCATGCACCTCACTCACCGCCCCGATGCCATGATATTTGCCTTCCGTCATAAAACGGTAGCCTTCGATATCCGATTCGGAAATGTAATTGGTGAAAGGATCAAGCGAGCCGACCATGGCATCAATTCCCGTTCGCATAAATTGCCCGGGGTCTATCTCATCGACATAGTTCGTATTCACCTCGCGATAAACGTTGGCAAATATTTCGATGTTTTTCAGTATTTCAAAGTGCCGGTTTTTTTCAGTGAGCACAGTAGTGGCCATACCGGACACAAAAATCAACAGCACGGCTGCTATTTTTAGCATTTTATTCCTCATCATAACTGATTTGTTCATAAGTAGGTGAATAGCCGGAAAGGGTCCGATAGCCCATACAAGGTGCCCGAAACAGTTCCGGATAAATGACTCAAATTTTTATCCTTAAAAAATAATATTCCTCACTGAGTGTATTCAATTATTGTGCCGAAAATAAAAACAAAGGTGGAAATCATTTACAAAACGAAACAACCTACCCTAATAATTGTTCTGAAACGTTGTTTAAGTAGTAAGAATACTATTTTTTATTTTCCACTAATTAAGCCCCGCTCTTGATGGCCGCTTCTTTCACCGCTTTGGCCACTTTCCAGGCTACATGTTCATCCAGGGTAGCTGCAATGACCTGTTCGCGTGTCGGGTTTTTAAGGTAATCGGCAATAGCGAAGGCTGCGGCCAGTTTCATGGAAGAGTTGATCGTTTTGGCCCGTGCATCGAGCGCCCCCCGGAAAATGCCTGGAAAACCGAGTACATTATTGACCTGGTTGGGCAGATCGCTTCTTCCTGTGCCCACAATGGCGGCCCCACCGGCATAGGCTTCTTCCGGCATAATTTCAGGGATCGGATTGGCAAGCGCAAAAATGATGGAGTCGCTGGCCATCGTACTGATATCATCACGATTCAGCAGGTCTCCCTGGCTTACCCCGATAAATACATCAGCCCCTTTGATTGCCTCACGAACATCCCCTTTTACATCCATTGGGTTGGAATACCTGAGCGCCTCTTTTTTCGATCCGTTCAAGTCGGTACGCTCGCTGTGGATAATCCCCTTGGAATCACACAGGATGACCTGTTTCACGGAGATACAGGCATCGCTTTCCGTGTAAGTGTCTTCGCACAAGAGCAGTTTGGCAATCGCAATACCGGCAGCACCGGCACCATTGATCACTACCTTGAGATCGAAGATATTCTTGCCTACTACCTTAACTGCATTGAGCAGAGCCGCCAAAACGACCACAGCCGTACCATGCTGATCATCGTGAAAAACAGGAATACCTATGTCCTGCAACCTGCGTTCCACCTCAAAACTTCGGGGTGCGGCAATATCTTCCAGGTTAATGCCTCCAAAAACGGGCGCAATCAGTTTTACCGTCTCCACGATCTTATCCGCATCCTGCGAATCGATACAAATGGGGAAGGCATTGATCCCTGCAAATCGTCTGAAGAGCATGGCTTTTCCTTCCATCACGGGAATGGAAGCATGGGCTCCAATATTGCCCAGGCCCAGAACTGCAGAACCATCGGTAACGATAGCTACCATATTGCCCTTAATGGTGTAATCCCAAACGGATTCGGGGTTCCTGAAGATTTCACGACAAGGTTCAGCCACTCCCGGGGAATAGACCAAAGACAAATCTTCTTTGGTCCGTACATCCATTTTGAGGCCGATTCTGATTTTTCCTCTCAGCCTTTTGTGCAGGTTGAGGGATTCTTGAAAATAATCCATAAAAGGTGGTTTTATTTTGGTTAGGTATGCGAGCTACGGTTTCTTATGGAAAGTTTTTCCATTATCCCCAAAATTCCGCCTCTCCACATGATTCATATAAAAAGTAAAAGCCTAGTGATTAAGCATTGCTCAAAAAAATGTTCATGTCTTGCTTTTGCCAGCGCTGAAAATTCTGTACCACCCAAAACGGATGAGGATCAACAAAATGGCAAAAATGAGCAATACCATTTCAAACCTCAGGTAGGAGAATACAATGATATGCGTTCGATCGATAAACCACATGAGTCCCAGGGTGGCTGAAATGATCATCACCAGGGCCGATAGTTTCCCAAATCCGGGCACATCATCCAGATCTACGTTATTCCTGATGATTAACAATGTAAAAATCATGGAGAAAACAGGCAGTATCTGGGTATAAATATCCGTATCCATGATGCTGCGTTTTTCAAACAAAAACATGTATATGCTTAGGCTAACAGAAAAAATGCCCGGCACACAAATGAGGTAGATCAGCGTGGAATACAGATATTTCCAAGGGCTGAGATGCCCTTCGTTTTTGCCAAAAAAACCTGAAAGCAAGGCCGTCATTGGAATGACGATGAAAAAAAACAGCAGGTAAACAGGGTTTTGAGCCATCAGGTCAAAGAGTTCTTTTAAGGTCATGATTTCTGGTTGTTTTTTTAAAATAACAGCAAAATGTTCTTGATTGGTCAAAATTTGAGGCTGCAAGATAAAAATAATCCGTTGTTCAAGCTTCAAAATTTTGTCTTTGAATAGGATGCCATGAAGAATAACTTTCCTGAAATTTTGATGAATTCATGACAATTCTTTCATGTATTTCGAGTAAATTTACCTTTATCAGCACATAAAGACCTACGACAAAAAAGAGCATATTATTATTCAAATCAAGACCCAAAAAAGAGGCTGTTTTTACTGAACACCCGGCATTTTTTCATTCAAAAATAAAAAACATGAAAATTTCCGGAATTTCATTGATGACGATTTTGAGTATCGCCTTTTTCCTATCCTCTACGGTATTTACTCATGGACAGGCTCCAAAACTTTGCCCGGAAGATGGCGTCGCCGGGGATGAGTTTGGCGTTTTTGTTTCCCTTTCGGGAGATTTTGCCCTTATCGGGGCAAGTGCCGCCCGGGTAGAAGAAAAAACCTGTGGGGCCGCTTACATTTTCAAACATGAACCCGACGGGTGGGTTCAGCGGGCCAAATTCTTTCCCGATACGCCCGATGAGGATGATTTGTTTGGAAAGATCCTAAAGCTTGACGGGGACCATGCGCTGGTGACTTCTTATAACGATGACGATATGGGAGAAAATGCCGGCGCTGCATTTATTTACCAAAGAACGGGAGACGATTGGACCTTACAATCGAAGCTGTTCGCCCTGGACGCTGAAGCTTTTGACAACTTCGGCGTGGCGGCAGATATCTACGGCGACCGTGCGATCATTGGAGCTTTCGGTGATGATGATAACGGTTTTTTCAGCGGATCGGCATACATTTTTGTCCGGCAGAATGAGCAGTGGATCCAGGAAGTCAAACTATTACCTTCTGACGGGGCTGCTTTTGATAAATTCGGAAGAAGCGTAGCCATCTCAGAAGATTACGCGGTTATTTGTGGAGTGCTTGATGACGATAACGGAGAGGAGAGCGGTTCGGTGTACGTTTTCAGAAGAAACGGCAACACCTGGACCGAAGAGGCCAAACTCACCCCTGACGATGGTGCCACGGGGGATCGTTTCGGCCGAAGTATAAGCATTGCCGGGGATTATGTGGCCATAAGCGCAGCCCTCAAAGACGAACACGGACTGGACAGTGGTTCGGCCTATGTTTTCAAAAGAGTGGACGGTCAATGGATTCAGCAAAGTAAGTTGGTACCGGATGATCTTGGTGTCGGGGATCTGATGGGATATTGCATTACCAGCAATGAAGATTTCGTAGCCATCAGTGCCCACCTGAATGACGAACAAGGGGCAGATGCCGGAGCTTTTTACCTGTTCCACCGGAACGGAGAGCAGTGGAGCGAGGCAGCAAAAATTACCGCTGATCACCCCGAGGCACTCGATTACTTTGGAATTTGCGTAGATATTTCTGCTGGTCAGCTCATTTGCGGCGCTCCCCTTGACCAGAGTGATGAAGGCATTGAATGTGGGGTAGCCTATATTTACGATTTACAGCAATACCTTTCCACAGAAGACATCGGAGCGAATTCTTTTTCCATTTTCCCCAACCCAGTTCACGACATTTTGTTTTTTAAAGAAAATAAAATACCTGACGGAACAGTGGTTGCTGTTTATAATGTAGCCGGGGAGTTGGTATTCAAAAAAATTCTAACCGGCCAAAGTGTACCTGTTTCAGGTCTTTCGCCAGGCACTTATTTCCTTGAGTTGACAACAAAGGAAGGAAGGAGTAGAGGAAAATTTATCGTAGATTGAGAAAGTAATACCGGGGGTTAGTCAAGTAGCTGGCCCCAATTGCCTAAAAAATCTTGCTCTCTGGCATTGGCACGCAGCTTTTTTAAAAAATCTTCCCGTGGGATAGCCCGTGCGCCCAGGCTGCCCAGGTGAGCGGTTTCCTGCTGGCAATCGATTAGGGTAAAACCCCGTGCTTCCAGCTTTTTCACGAGGATGGTGAAACCGAATTTTGAAGCGTTGGATTCAAAGCTGAACATGGATTCTCCGAAGAAAATTTTGCCCATCGAAAGACCGTAGAGGCCGCCTACCAGTTTTTCTTCATTCCAGACTTCAACGGAATGAGCATACCCCATTTCATGCAGCCTGGTATAAGCCTCTACCATCTCATCATTGATCCAGCTTCCGTACTGTCGTTTGCGATAATGATCCCGGCAATTCACCATAACCTGCCTAAATTGAGTATCAAAAGTGACGTTGAATTTTCCCTGGTTTAAATAAGGGCGCATGCTTTTTGACACTTTCAATTCATTGGGAAACAGCACGAACCTTGGATCCAGCGACCACCACAAAATTTCTTCCCCCGGGTTATACCACGGGAATATGCCCGAACGATAAGCCTGCAAAAGGCGATTCACCGAAAGATCGCCGCCGACAGCCAATAGCCCTGATTCTTCGGCAAAGGAAGGATCCGGAAAAGCTACATTGTGTTCATTAAGTAAAAAAACAGGCATGAAAAAAATTCAATTTCGGCGGCAAGACAACAAAAGATAAATGAAAAAATTCACCTTAAAAATTATCAGTCATCATCTCCCCCTTCGATAACAGCGGATAATCCTCTGTCGATGAGGGCATCTTTTTTGGGTTTTAATATCTTTTTGGGGGCAGTTTTTACCGTCGCTTTACCTTTGAAATGGATGAGAAGTGAAAGTTGTTCGGACTGTGTCTGGTCATGCCCCAAAACTTCCATAAAACACTCTACCACCCAGTCAAAAGTATTGTGGTCATCATTATAGACGACCAATTGCGCATCGTGGCCACGATCCGAATCAGCAACTTCGTCTTCGATAGCGACTTCTTCTTCAAATTCTTCAAATGGTGAGTTATAAAGCATGCTATTTTTTTATTGGCTTTAACTTATTTTTTT
This sequence is a window from Lewinellaceae bacterium. Protein-coding genes within it:
- a CDS encoding leucyl/phenylalanyl-tRNA--protein transferase, with the translated sequence MPVFLLNEHNVAFPDPSFAEESGLLAVGGDLSVNRLLQAYRSGIFPWYNPGEEILWWSLDPRFVLFPNELKVSKSMRPYLNQGKFNVTFDTQFRQVMVNCRDHYRKRQYGSWINDEMVEAYTRLHEMGYAHSVEVWNEEKLVGGLYGLSMGKIFFGESMFSFESNASKFGFTILVKKLEARGFTLIDCQQETAHLGSLGARAIPREDFLKKLRANAREQDFLGNWGQLLD
- a CDS encoding T9SS type A sorting domain-containing protein; this encodes MKISGISLMTILSIAFFLSSTVFTHGQAPKLCPEDGVAGDEFGVFVSLSGDFALIGASAARVEEKTCGAAYIFKHEPDGWVQRAKFFPDTPDEDDLFGKILKLDGDHALVTSYNDDDMGENAGAAFIYQRTGDDWTLQSKLFALDAEAFDNFGVAADIYGDRAIIGAFGDDDNGFFSGSAYIFVRQNEQWIQEVKLLPSDGAAFDKFGRSVAISEDYAVICGVLDDDNGEESGSVYVFRRNGNTWTEEAKLTPDDGATGDRFGRSISIAGDYVAISAALKDEHGLDSGSAYVFKRVDGQWIQQSKLVPDDLGVGDLMGYCITSNEDFVAISAHLNDEQGADAGAFYLFHRNGEQWSEAAKITADHPEALDYFGICVDISAGQLICGAPLDQSDEGIECGVAYIYDLQQYLSTEDIGANSFSIFPNPVHDILFFKENKIPDGTVVAVYNVAGELVFKKILTGQSVPVSGLSPGTYFLELTTKEGRSRGKFIVD
- a CDS encoding NADP-dependent malic enzyme; this translates as MDYFQESLNLHKRLRGKIRIGLKMDVRTKEDLSLVYSPGVAEPCREIFRNPESVWDYTIKGNMVAIVTDGSAVLGLGNIGAHASIPVMEGKAMLFRRFAGINAFPICIDSQDADKIVETVKLIAPVFGGINLEDIAAPRSFEVERRLQDIGIPVFHDDQHGTAVVVLAALLNAVKVVGKNIFDLKVVINGAGAAGIAIAKLLLCEDTYTESDACISVKQVILCDSKGIIHSERTDLNGSKKEALRYSNPMDVKGDVREAIKGADVFIGVSQGDLLNRDDISTMASDSIIFALANPIPEIMPEEAYAGGAAIVGTGRSDLPNQVNNVLGFPGIFRGALDARAKTINSSMKLAAAFAIADYLKNPTREQVIAATLDEHVAWKVAKAVKEAAIKSGA
- a CDS encoding ATP-dependent Clp protease adaptor ClpS — encoded protein: MLYNSPFEEFEEEVAIEDEVADSDRGHDAQLVVYNDDHNTFDWVVECFMEVLGHDQTQSEQLSLLIHFKGKATVKTAPKKILKPKKDALIDRGLSAVIEGGDDD